From a single Saccharomyces kudriavzevii IFO 1802 strain IFO1802 genome assembly, chromosome: 15 genomic region:
- the SKDI15G1860 gene encoding uncharacterized protein (similar to Saccharomyces cerevisiae CRS5 (YOR031W)): protein MAVKKCACENECCKDSCKCGATCVKNCVGGKKCKCDHNPESSQCKSCGENCRCGTTCVCEKSKCSCEKC, encoded by the coding sequence ATGGCTGTAAAAAAGTGCGCCTGCGAAAACGAATGCTGCAAAGACTCCTGCAAATGTGGGGCCACCTGCGTTAAAAACTGTGTTGGTGGTAAGAAGTGTAAATGTGATCATAATCCTGAAAGTTCTCAATGTAAGAGTTGTGGTGAAAATTGCAGGTGCGGTACCACGTGCGTTTGTGAAAAGAGTAAATGCAGTTGTGAAAAATGCTAA